One genomic window of Thalassolituus hydrocarboniclasticus includes the following:
- a CDS encoding glycosyltransferase family 77 protein — protein MSKLLVCGFYTESYRDDIERLEISLKRFSMDYQFTPVEPQSCWEATTGLKPQVLRQCLLDNPERDVLYIDADAFVRREITGFDDFEGDIGIHFNEQGGKRASHSIRTGTIFLRNTPATLDFLDKWIAKQALNDHYCDQDSFQLAYDEPHSATFFNLPVEYVKIFDKDNVKSYIEHFQASRRNEDNKAVSRKRQKKVRNLILLLVNFALYGLFYYLGGL, from the coding sequence GTGAGTAAACTGCTTGTATGTGGTTTTTACACCGAGAGCTATCGTGACGACATTGAACGTCTGGAAATATCTCTGAAACGTTTTTCGATGGACTATCAGTTCACTCCGGTTGAGCCACAAAGTTGCTGGGAAGCAACCACAGGTCTTAAGCCACAGGTGCTGCGCCAGTGTTTACTGGATAACCCTGAGCGTGATGTTCTGTACATTGATGCCGATGCATTTGTGCGGCGGGAAATTACCGGCTTTGATGATTTTGAAGGTGATATTGGTATTCACTTTAATGAGCAGGGCGGTAAACGCGCGTCACACAGCATCCGCACCGGAACCATTTTTCTGCGCAATACACCGGCTACGCTGGATTTTCTTGATAAGTGGATTGCCAAGCAGGCGCTGAATGATCATTACTGTGACCAGGATAGCTTTCAGCTGGCTTACGACGAGCCCCATTCCGCAACATTCTTTAACCTGCCGGTCGAATACGTCAAAATTTTCGACAAAGATAATGTGAAATCCTATATCGAGCATTTTCAGGCCAGTCGCCGCAATGAAGACAACAAAGCGGTCAGCCGCAAGCGCCAGAAAAAAGTCCGCAATCTGATTCTGCTGTTGGTGAACTTTGCGCTTTATGGTCTGTTTTATTATCTGGGAGGGCTGTAG
- a CDS encoding polysaccharide deacetylase family protein, whose translation MLKLTGQHVIPMSEAARFLNGEGEYPERCVAITFDDGYENFYQYAYPVLKKYQLPAMVYIVSGELSGRSEWLKEDGHQPQPLMSREQIREVHANGIEIGSHSVTHPRLAQLSGDACLQELQQSKKDLEELLGDTVDHICYPYGSFSEEVGQQAAKAGYHVGTTTVKGLALPDQNLLSLPRKAVSFNDGVLKTWKNIHRL comes from the coding sequence ATGCTGAAACTGACTGGCCAGCATGTTATTCCGATGAGTGAAGCGGCACGTTTTCTGAATGGTGAAGGGGAATACCCTGAGCGTTGTGTCGCCATTACCTTTGATGACGGCTACGAGAATTTTTACCAGTATGCCTACCCGGTACTGAAAAAATACCAGCTTCCTGCCATGGTTTATATCGTATCCGGTGAGCTGTCCGGACGCTCAGAATGGCTGAAAGAAGATGGTCATCAGCCGCAGCCATTAATGAGTCGCGAACAGATTCGTGAGGTGCATGCCAATGGTATTGAAATCGGCAGCCACAGTGTCACCCATCCAAGACTGGCGCAGCTGAGTGGCGATGCCTGCCTGCAGGAATTACAACAGAGCAAAAAGGATCTTGAAGAGCTTCTTGGTGATACGGTTGATCATATCTGTTACCCCTATGGCAGTTTCAGCGAAGAGGTTGGGCAGCAGGCAGCCAAAGCCGGATATCACGTCGGCACCACTACGGTGAAGGGCCTGGCATTGCCGGATCAGAATCTCCTCAGCTTACCGCGCAAAGCGGTGTCATTTAATGATGGCGTGCTGAAAACCTGGAAAAATATTCACAGATTATGA
- a CDS encoding chemotaxis protein CheB, translating to MALPRVGILADDRLQQHLLKSALIHFGFDVVINTDPQRFVLLDHTEMQLDAWLVDLRQEDDEENMQWLEQLLDGDVPVLLGLEKAPQKTCATYPKWEKRLYGKMREIIKVTPVVAEDVSVLDRLNTPTTTPRIPLPGVFANQDFSGKAAVQVWVLGASLGGPGAVKDFLDALPGGLPVAFIYAQHIDPRFEETLCKTIGRHAQYQLKNFVAGEVLNCGEVLVAPISDEFRFDGDGLPRSLERSWPGPYGPSIDQVILNVNEYFGQRAGYILFSGMGNDGSEAVMSLKDSKVPVWAQAPQSCANASMPESAIETSRVNYIGDPYQLALQLVNCVKHSWINIHEPIHH from the coding sequence ATGGCCTTGCCCAGGGTAGGCATCCTGGCCGACGACCGGCTGCAGCAACACCTGCTCAAATCCGCTTTGATTCATTTCGGGTTTGATGTGGTGATCAATACTGATCCGCAGCGTTTCGTGCTGCTGGATCATACTGAAATGCAGCTGGATGCCTGGCTGGTGGATCTGCGTCAGGAAGACGATGAAGAAAATATGCAGTGGCTCGAACAGCTGCTGGATGGCGATGTGCCGGTTTTGCTGGGGCTGGAAAAAGCGCCGCAAAAAACCTGCGCTACGTATCCCAAGTGGGAAAAACGTCTGTACGGCAAGATGCGGGAGATCATTAAAGTCACTCCGGTGGTGGCCGAAGATGTCTCCGTACTGGACCGTCTGAATACACCAACAACAACTCCCCGGATACCTTTGCCTGGTGTATTTGCCAATCAGGATTTCAGCGGTAAAGCCGCTGTTCAGGTCTGGGTGCTGGGTGCCTCTCTGGGCGGTCCGGGGGCGGTCAAAGATTTTCTCGATGCCTTGCCCGGTGGGCTGCCTGTGGCATTTATTTATGCCCAGCATATAGATCCGCGTTTTGAAGAAACCCTGTGCAAAACCATCGGTCGTCATGCCCAGTATCAGCTTAAGAACTTTGTTGCCGGCGAAGTACTGAACTGCGGAGAAGTACTGGTGGCACCGATCAGTGATGAATTCCGTTTTGACGGTGATGGCCTGCCGCGCAGTCTGGAACGTTCCTGGCCCGGACCTTATGGCCCGTCTATTGATCAGGTGATTCTGAATGTGAACGAATACTTCGGCCAGCGGGCCGGGTATATTCTGTTCAGTGGCATGGGTAATGATGGTTCAGAAGCCGTGATGAGCCTGAAAGACAGCAAAGTGCCGGTCTGGGCACAGGCACCGCAGAGCTGTGCCAATGCTTCGATGCCGGAAAGTGCGATTGAAACCAGTCGCGTCAATTATATCGGTGACCCATATCAGCTGGCATTACAGCTGGTGAATTGCGTTAAACACAGCTGGATAAATATTCATGAGCCAATCCATCACTAA
- a CDS encoding Hpt domain-containing protein, translating into MSQDYIALEWVKGEIEETLQQAQQALEAYVENPQDKSRLKFCLSYLHQIHGTLQMVEFYGAALLAEEMEAIASALAESALGNERDGLEVLMQAIIQLPHYLEHVKVGRRDLPVVLLPILNELRSARGESFLSETALFAPNIQQNAALSDAQAEAFASDDFRNWARKIRQMLQTATLQLLQNKQPDVAKQYLNKAFARLHKALGKTPQGLVWLPALAFSEWLLKQQHLPNSAKQLLRQLDHLLKTAIEEGAAAINQPPSDELLKNLLFYVARTDVSGEAIRQAQEQFGLRQALPTEAEIQQERDALSGPDRDTVGHVLGALVEEIAAIKDRLDLLVRSDDDRKDSLAAIAPNLKQVADTMGMLGLGMPRKVMQEQQSLVARLLDSDTIDDSHLLDMAGALLYVEATLSGMQREGDLNAHAGESTLSDAQKAVLREARNVLEQVKDAIVEYIAKQWSVDELQDVPGLLHTIEGSLNMIPLPRVAGILSRAAAFVQTQLIDERLKPQWSVLDILADVLSGVEYFIERYSENPRSAGAELLDKAEVSLQDLPATEGLGDALDDISFDGSENLPEADITSFGDALSIDEDDDAEIVHAEPEQPDEVEIDLPEADESPVDVSDDNVISLDSIAGDDIRFDFDEQPTADDSADLHELVDHLREQQAEDEQAEEQTSATVAGPEVIAAEAVTPAPAVAEEDDDDLIDDEIIEIFLEEAEEVTETLNEFWPQLIADLSDKEALTTVRRAFHTLKGSGRMVKAEFIGELAWSVENMFNRVLDNTIEIDANLIALVDHVISQLPLLIDDFRHKRAASIATQPLMDYATALANGDAVAAFSPTENAADTQAPDLAPEPEVQQAGADDSSDDDEDDALLEVFEGEARSHLITLDEFVQESREEDFINSLSDQLQRALHTLKGSAHMAGITAIANVASPLERLIKELRAYQINNSAEVVELIATGSALIASALESRELLLAEYIDGADAYVERLQLLEKQLLEPLRVDDSSRRGPNPQAISQFLAQGMDSLLDADRLLNRWHKDQDDSVLSALGQDLQEVAAGAAEAEVPHIQALADALNNLYLRIQNEQAEPAEDLLALAAEAHEAVLAMMDCLAAGQETQSPDELLMRIRNWQFPLPDVADDDLPVLQLDDIVSDDIANDDTDADDLTIDIDADDITLTDNVFAAGDDTDTGIEEAAGDVFDLSDEIDDELLSALPQEQEQDQQEEDLPRAESEVQPAVQPIAQTETRNEMEMLPLPAVEDGDEDEILEIFLEEAQEITESVETALQRWRQHPDNLLHVAQLQRELHTLKGGARMAELSEVADLCHELETLYENINDGRLAVQLQVFDLLDRAHDELGSQLDAVREGVRPQPADEMIVAIRQYLKGEAFGELPEELDDSVSAESDAEEFSEQPPVPVVQSETLDESDREILEIFLEEAHELQESLDRALHSWEQEPANTEGAEEAQRVLHTLKGGARLAGLTEIGDLAHNFEANILKAQQGQIERSAAFFQSAYQRQDELINKIDAVEAMLASDGLVVLGEKSLVVEPLTIDAESENSADTEILPDETAAQVSSADVTPVAEADPAPAADPASNVVPLRRSAPEAPKQDKAAAQQAARKAPQELVKVSADLLDNLVNLAGETSIGRGRLEQQVTDFSHTLDEMDMTLDRLRDQLRRLDMETEAQVIFRQERQGPDYEDFDPLEMDRYSAMQQLSRALVESASDLLDLKETLSHKTRDAETLLLQQSRVNTELQEGLMKTRMVPFQRLVPRLRRIVRQVSLELDKQVELRVHNADGEMDRTILERMISPLEHMVRNAVDHGIENPAQRAAAGKPDVGNIELDISRDGGDVVLTMSDDGRGVNLEAVKRKAIERGLMDPDAQLSDQEIMQFILQAGFSTAEAVTQISGRGVGMDVVSSEIKQMGGSVEIQSEAGAGTRFIIRLPFTVSVNRALMVRVGDDLYAVPLNNIQGIVRAPVAQLQSLYEQPQAERKYHYAGTDYRIEYLGVMLENEAQPKFSAQHIPLPVLLIRGAIPFALQVDSLLGSREIVVKTLGPQFASVMGVSGGTILGDGSVVIILDLPAMIRTQASLEYQQAKLLDSQAAERRHELENRLPRILVVDDSVTVRKVTSRLLERNGMEVFTAKDGVDAMATLQDHKPDLMLLDIEMPRMDGFEVASLVRHDSRLKDIPIIMITSRTGDKHRERAMSIGVNEYLGKPFQEDLLLGTMNRLLGREED; encoded by the coding sequence GCGAATGGCTGCTCAAGCAGCAACATTTGCCAAACAGTGCCAAACAACTGCTGCGTCAGCTGGATCATTTGCTGAAAACCGCCATTGAAGAAGGTGCTGCGGCTATTAATCAGCCGCCATCGGATGAGCTGCTGAAGAACCTGCTGTTTTATGTCGCCCGTACTGATGTCAGCGGTGAAGCTATCCGTCAGGCGCAGGAACAGTTTGGTCTGCGTCAGGCGCTGCCGACAGAAGCAGAAATCCAGCAGGAACGTGATGCCTTATCCGGCCCCGACCGCGATACCGTAGGCCATGTGCTGGGCGCACTGGTGGAAGAAATTGCGGCTATTAAAGATCGTCTCGATCTGCTGGTGCGTAGCGATGACGACCGTAAAGATTCTCTCGCAGCGATTGCGCCAAACCTGAAACAGGTTGCCGATACCATGGGTATGCTCGGTCTGGGCATGCCGCGTAAGGTGATGCAGGAACAGCAGAGTCTGGTTGCCCGTCTGCTCGACAGTGACACAATCGATGACAGCCACCTGCTCGATATGGCCGGAGCTTTGTTGTATGTCGAAGCCACGCTGAGTGGTATGCAGCGTGAAGGTGACCTCAACGCCCATGCGGGCGAAAGTACCCTGTCTGATGCTCAGAAAGCCGTGCTGCGTGAAGCGCGTAATGTGCTGGAGCAGGTAAAAGACGCCATCGTTGAATACATCGCCAAACAATGGTCAGTTGACGAGCTGCAGGATGTTCCGGGCCTGCTGCACACCATTGAAGGTTCGCTGAACATGATCCCGCTGCCACGGGTGGCAGGTATCCTGTCGCGTGCCGCTGCTTTCGTGCAAACGCAGCTGATTGATGAACGTCTGAAGCCACAATGGTCGGTGCTGGATATTCTGGCCGACGTCCTGAGTGGTGTTGAATACTTTATCGAACGTTACTCCGAGAATCCGCGCAGTGCCGGTGCTGAGTTGCTGGATAAAGCTGAAGTCTCGTTGCAGGATTTACCGGCGACAGAAGGACTCGGCGACGCGCTGGATGATATCTCGTTTGATGGCAGCGAAAATCTGCCGGAAGCAGACATTACGTCTTTCGGCGATGCGCTCAGCATCGACGAAGATGATGATGCTGAAATCGTGCATGCCGAGCCTGAGCAGCCGGACGAGGTTGAAATTGATCTGCCTGAGGCAGACGAGTCACCGGTAGACGTCAGCGATGACAATGTGATCAGCCTGGACAGCATTGCCGGCGATGACATCCGTTTCGATTTTGATGAGCAACCAACGGCAGATGATTCTGCAGATCTGCATGAACTGGTTGACCATCTGCGCGAGCAGCAGGCTGAAGACGAACAGGCAGAAGAACAGACGTCAGCCACCGTTGCCGGGCCTGAAGTAATTGCTGCGGAAGCGGTTACGCCAGCTCCGGCTGTTGCTGAAGAAGACGATGATGATCTGATTGATGATGAGATCATTGAAATCTTCCTCGAAGAAGCCGAGGAAGTAACAGAAACCCTGAATGAATTCTGGCCACAGCTGATCGCCGATCTGAGCGATAAAGAAGCGCTGACCACCGTGCGTCGTGCGTTCCATACCCTTAAGGGTAGCGGCCGCATGGTTAAAGCCGAGTTTATCGGTGAGCTGGCCTGGTCTGTTGAGAACATGTTTAACCGTGTACTCGACAACACCATCGAAATTGATGCCAACCTGATTGCACTGGTTGATCATGTGATCAGTCAGCTGCCATTGCTGATTGATGATTTCCGCCATAAGCGTGCGGCATCGATCGCCACGCAACCGCTGATGGATTACGCCACTGCACTGGCTAATGGTGATGCTGTCGCCGCTTTTTCCCCAACGGAAAATGCCGCTGATACTCAGGCGCCAGACTTAGCACCTGAGCCGGAAGTACAACAGGCCGGCGCAGACGACAGCAGTGACGATGATGAAGACGATGCACTGCTGGAAGTGTTCGAAGGCGAAGCCCGTTCTCATCTGATAACGCTGGATGAGTTTGTGCAGGAATCGCGTGAAGAAGACTTTATCAACTCCCTCAGCGATCAGCTGCAGCGTGCTCTGCATACGTTAAAAGGCAGCGCGCATATGGCCGGCATTACCGCCATTGCCAATGTGGCTTCGCCGCTGGAGCGCCTGATCAAAGAATTACGCGCGTATCAGATTAACAACAGTGCCGAAGTGGTTGAACTCATTGCCACAGGTTCGGCACTGATTGCCTCGGCTCTGGAAAGCCGCGAGCTGTTGCTGGCTGAATACATCGACGGTGCTGACGCTTATGTTGAGCGCCTGCAGTTGTTGGAAAAACAATTGCTGGAGCCTCTGCGTGTTGATGATTCTTCCCGCCGCGGACCGAATCCACAGGCGATTTCCCAGTTCCTGGCGCAGGGCATGGATTCACTGCTGGACGCTGACCGGTTACTGAACCGCTGGCATAAAGATCAGGATGACAGCGTGCTCAGCGCACTGGGTCAGGACCTGCAGGAAGTTGCAGCAGGTGCAGCCGAAGCCGAAGTGCCGCATATTCAGGCCTTAGCCGATGCGCTGAATAATCTGTATCTGCGTATCCAGAACGAGCAGGCAGAGCCAGCCGAAGATTTACTGGCACTGGCGGCTGAAGCTCATGAAGCGGTACTGGCAATGATGGATTGCCTGGCCGCGGGCCAGGAAACCCAGAGCCCGGATGAGTTGCTGATGCGCATCCGTAACTGGCAGTTCCCGCTGCCGGACGTTGCTGATGATGATCTGCCGGTACTGCAGCTGGATGATATCGTTAGCGATGACATTGCTAACGATGATACTGATGCCGATGATCTGACGATTGATATCGACGCAGACGACATCACTCTGACCGATAACGTTTTCGCTGCCGGCGATGACACGGATACCGGTATTGAAGAAGCTGCCGGTGATGTCTTCGACCTGAGTGATGAAATCGACGACGAGTTGCTGTCTGCTCTGCCGCAAGAGCAAGAGCAAGACCAGCAGGAAGAAGATTTGCCACGTGCGGAATCTGAAGTACAGCCTGCTGTTCAGCCCATAGCGCAGACCGAAACGCGCAACGAAATGGAAATGCTGCCGCTGCCGGCGGTAGAAGATGGCGACGAAGATGAGATTCTGGAAATTTTCCTCGAAGAAGCGCAGGAAATTACCGAATCCGTTGAAACGGCTCTCCAGCGCTGGCGTCAGCATCCGGATAATTTACTGCACGTAGCCCAGCTGCAGCGTGAGCTGCACACCCTGAAAGGTGGTGCACGTATGGCTGAGTTGTCGGAAGTCGCCGACCTTTGCCATGAGCTGGAAACCCTGTACGAAAATATCAACGATGGCCGTCTGGCGGTGCAGCTACAGGTTTTTGATCTGCTCGACCGTGCCCATGATGAGCTGGGAAGCCAGCTGGATGCTGTGCGCGAAGGCGTACGCCCGCAGCCTGCAGATGAAATGATTGTGGCTATTCGCCAGTATCTGAAAGGTGAAGCCTTTGGCGAATTGCCGGAAGAGTTGGATGATTCGGTCAGCGCAGAAAGCGATGCTGAGGAATTCAGCGAACAGCCTCCTGTGCCGGTGGTGCAGTCAGAAACGCTGGATGAGTCAGACCGTGAAATTCTGGAGATCTTCCTCGAAGAAGCCCACGAGCTGCAGGAATCTCTCGATCGTGCGCTGCACAGCTGGGAGCAGGAGCCGGCTAATACCGAAGGTGCTGAAGAAGCCCAGCGGGTGCTGCACACTCTGAAAGGTGGTGCACGTCTTGCCGGTCTGACTGAGATCGGCGATCTGGCGCACAACTTTGAAGCCAATATCCTGAAAGCCCAACAAGGGCAGATTGAGCGCTCAGCGGCGTTCTTCCAGTCTGCTTACCAGCGTCAGGATGAACTGATCAATAAGATTGATGCAGTCGAAGCCATGCTGGCTTCTGACGGTCTGGTGGTGCTGGGTGAAAAATCCCTGGTTGTTGAACCGCTGACCATTGATGCCGAGTCTGAAAACAGCGCTGACACTGAAATCCTGCCGGATGAAACAGCCGCTCAAGTAAGCTCTGCAGACGTAACTCCGGTTGCGGAAGCTGATCCGGCGCCGGCAGCCGATCCGGCGTCGAATGTTGTGCCGCTGCGCCGTAGTGCGCCGGAAGCACCAAAACAGGATAAGGCCGCCGCTCAGCAGGCTGCGCGTAAGGCGCCGCAGGAGCTGGTGAAAGTCTCTGCCGATCTGCTCGACAACCTGGTGAACCTCGCCGGTGAAACTTCCATTGGTCGTGGTCGTCTGGAACAGCAGGTTACCGACTTCTCCCATACCCTCGACGAAATGGATATGACACTCGATCGTCTGCGCGATCAGCTGCGTCGTCTGGATATGGAGACCGAGGCTCAGGTGATTTTCCGTCAGGAACGTCAGGGCCCGGATTACGAAGATTTCGACCCGCTGGAAATGGACCGTTATTCGGCCATGCAGCAGCTGTCGCGTGCGCTGGTTGAATCAGCTTCGGATTTGCTCGACCTGAAAGAGACGCTGAGTCACAAGACCCGCGATGCAGAAACCCTGTTGCTGCAGCAGAGCCGGGTTAACACGGAACTGCAGGAAGGTCTGATGAAGACCCGCATGGTGCCGTTCCAGCGTCTGGTTCCGCGTCTGCGCCGTATTGTGCGTCAGGTCAGTCTGGAGCTGGATAAACAGGTTGAGCTGCGCGTTCACAACGCCGACGGTGAGATGGATCGTACCATTCTCGAACGTATGATTTCACCGCTGGAGCACATGGTGCGTAACGCGGTTGACCATGGTATCGAGAATCCGGCCCAGCGTGCGGCGGCCGGTAAACCGGATGTCGGTAATATCGAGCTGGATATCAGCCGTGATGGCGGCGACGTGGTTCTGACCATGAGCGATGACGGCCGCGGGGTGAATCTCGAGGCGGTTAAGCGCAAAGCGATCGAACGCGGACTGATGGACCCGGATGCCCAGCTGTCCGATCAGGAAATTATGCAGTTTATTCTGCAGGCTGGTTTCTCGACCGCCGAAGCCGTGACCCAGATTTCCGGTCGTGGTGTGGGTATGGACGTTGTATCCAGCGAAATCAAACAGATGGGCGGCAGCGTTGAGATTCAGTCGGAAGCCGGTGCCGGTACCCGCTTTATTATCCGTCTGCCGTTCACCGTATCGGTTAACCGTGCACTGATGGTGCGCGTGGGTGACGACCTGTACGCCGTGCCGCTGAATAACATTCAGGGTATTGTGCGGGCGCCGGTGGCGCAGCTGCAGTCGCTTTATGAACAGCCGCAGGCCGAACGCAAATACCATTACGCCGGCACCGATTACCGCATCGAATACCTGGGCGTGATGCTGGAAAACGAAGCGCAGCCGAAATTCAGTGCTCAGCACATACCGTTGCCGGTACTGCTGATCCGCGGCGCGATACCTTTTGCTCTGCAGGTAGACTCGCTGCTCGGCTCACGTGAGATCGTGGTAAAAACCCTCGGCCCGCAGTTTGCCAGCGTGATGGGTGTGTCCGGCGGTACCATTCTGGGTGATGGTAGCGTGGTTATCATTCTCGATCTGCCGGCGATGATCCGTACCCAGGCGAGTCTGGAATATCAGCAGGCGAAACTGCTCGACAGTCAGGCAGCCGAACGTCGTCACGAACTGGAAAACCGTTTACCGCGAATTCTGGTGGTGGATGACTCGGTGACGGTACGTAAGGTAACCAGCCGTCTGCTGGAGCGTAACGGCATGGAAGTATTCACCGCCAAAGACGGTGTGGATGCGATGGCGACGCTGCAGGATCACAAACCGGATCTGATGCTGCTCGATATCGAAATGCCACGTATGGACGGTTTCGAGGTTGCATCGCTGGTGCGCCACGATTCCCGTCTGAAAGATATCCCGATCATTATGATCACCTCGCGTACCGGTGATAAACACCGTGAGCGGGCGATGTCGATTGGCGTGAATGAATATCTGGGTAAACCGTTCCAGGAAGATTTGCTGCTCGGCACGATGAACCGTCTGCTGGGGCGCGAGGAAGACTGA
- a CDS encoding chemotaxis protein CheW, producing MSQSITKTNTPDQVDCLLIPLKDKNLLLPNVSVAEIVPFSHLLTTASSVDWILGRIDWRGTPVPVLCYEMLNRQSAPAPNPNARFAIVNGVGAHPQMPFYAVLVQGIPSLVHIRESEIQEVEAMHMGDFDQMAVSIGQDAAMIPNLELVEQSLLRHI from the coding sequence ATGAGCCAATCCATCACTAAAACCAATACACCGGATCAGGTCGATTGTCTGCTGATTCCACTGAAAGATAAAAACCTGCTGTTGCCGAACGTATCAGTGGCAGAAATTGTGCCTTTTTCTCATTTGCTGACCACCGCCTCCAGTGTTGACTGGATTCTCGGCCGAATCGACTGGCGCGGCACACCGGTCCCCGTACTGTGCTATGAAATGCTCAACCGTCAGTCGGCTCCTGCGCCAAATCCCAATGCCCGTTTTGCTATTGTAAATGGTGTTGGTGCGCATCCGCAGATGCCGTTTTATGCGGTACTGGTGCAGGGTATTCCGAGTCTCGTACATATCCGCGAAAGCGAAATTCAGGAAGTAGAAGCCATGCATATGGGTGACTTCGATCAGATGGCTGTCAGTATTGGCCAAGATGCTGCGATGATTCCTAATCTTGAGCTGGTTGAGCAGTCTTTGTTGCGTCATATCTGA
- the waaC gene encoding lipopolysaccharide heptosyltransferase I, with protein sequence MKRILIIKMSALGDILHTLPAVSDALQADPDICFDWLCEQPFMDVARLHPSVRQVIGHPRLRWKKNRWSIQTLREQFAFYKALRREKYDLVIDAQGRIKSARVGWLSGSPVVGLDKNSATDSETRLFYREGYNVPRDMNAVERVRKLFAQALGYQYQGEPDFGIQSHTLDNAFPEYTGAWICFHGTTWASKHWPEANWMDLLNLAKQEQQMVLLPWGSEQERQRAERLTAAAQWGVVLPKLSLWQLSGIISRCAAAVGVDTGLMHIAAACGVPTVSVFGSTSVALTAAHGKRVINLASSYSCSPCLKKTCPLNEESPPCYAELNATSVRDTVRKLAGKHCE encoded by the coding sequence ATGAAACGAATTCTTATCATTAAGATGTCTGCTTTAGGCGACATCTTGCACACCTTGCCGGCGGTGAGTGACGCACTGCAGGCCGATCCCGATATCTGTTTTGACTGGCTGTGTGAACAGCCTTTTATGGATGTTGCCCGTTTGCATCCGTCTGTCAGACAGGTTATCGGACATCCGCGCTTACGCTGGAAAAAAAATCGCTGGTCGATACAGACTCTGCGCGAACAGTTTGCTTTTTATAAAGCGCTGCGGCGCGAAAAGTATGATCTGGTGATTGATGCTCAGGGCCGGATTAAATCGGCACGGGTAGGCTGGCTCAGCGGCAGTCCGGTCGTTGGACTCGACAAAAATTCAGCTACAGACTCTGAAACACGCTTATTTTACCGCGAGGGCTATAACGTACCGCGCGATATGAATGCCGTGGAGCGGGTGCGTAAATTGTTCGCTCAGGCGCTGGGATACCAGTATCAGGGGGAACCCGACTTTGGTATTCAGAGTCACACACTGGATAATGCCTTTCCTGAATATACCGGTGCCTGGATCTGTTTCCACGGCACAACCTGGGCGTCCAAACACTGGCCTGAAGCGAACTGGATGGATCTTCTGAACCTGGCAAAACAGGAACAGCAGATGGTGTTGCTCCCCTGGGGAAGTGAGCAGGAAAGACAGCGGGCAGAGCGCCTGACCGCCGCAGCTCAGTGGGGCGTTGTACTGCCAAAACTGTCGCTGTGGCAATTATCCGGAATTATCAGTCGTTGTGCAGCAGCAGTCGGCGTTGATACCGGTTTAATGCACATTGCCGCTGCCTGTGGCGTGCCTACCGTTTCTGTATTTGGCAGCACCAGCGTGGCTTTAACCGCTGCCCATGGTAAGCGGGTAATTAATCTGGCTTCTTCGTATTCATGCTCTCCCTGTCTGAAAAAAACATGTCCTTTGAATGAGGAATCACCGCCCTGTTATGCGGAGTTAAATGCGACCAGCGTCAGGGATACTGTCAGGAAATTAGCAGGTAAACATTGTGAGTAA